The genomic DNA CAAGGAGGGGGATGAAGAATTTATCTATGGTGCCCGAAATGCAGCTGGTGAAGGAATTAAGTTCAGTGCGGAAACAGGCGACATCGTCTTAAAGCTTCCGTTCCCACAGGAGTCTGGGCTCAAGCTTAAAAAGTTCGCCCCCACAGCGATCACCGTCGCGCCGAACGGGGACATCATCCTCTCGGATGGTTATGCGAGCAATCATATTTTCAAGTTTGACAAGAACGGAAAATACCTCACGCACTTCGGTACCAAAGGAAATGATCTCAAGCAGTTCAACACCGCACACGGAATGACTTTAGATACTCGCTACGACCCGCCCCGGTTGCTGATCTGCGATCGGAACCATCAACCTAAGGGCCGCTTGCTGCATTATGACCTTGACGGAAACTTTATTGAGGAAGTCACCACTGGTTTAGGGATGCCGACTTCTGTCGCAGTGCAGGGCGATTACGTTTCCGTTCCTGATTTGCATGGTCGTTTAGTGATTCTCGACAAAAGCAACACGATCATGGCAGTCCTTGGTCACAATCCGAATCCTAAAACTCGCGGAAGTTTTAACGTTCCTCAAGACAAATGGATTGAAGGAATCTTCAGCGGAACGCATGGCTCCTACTGGGACAAAGACGGCAATCTCTATGTTCAAGACTGGAACGTCTCCGGACGTCTTATGAAACTGGTCCGCGTCAAAGAGTAACCATAACACGACCGACAACCACTTCAAGTGTTGAACTGACAGCGATTCAAACGCTCCCATTCCTCGTGAATGAGGGAGTTTTTTCCAGTCGGTTTGCATCACAGGTCTATAGAGTGAAAGAGCGTGGAGATCTGATTCGCAACTTTGCTGGTGAAATACGTTCTACAGCAGTTTTGAAAAGAGGTACGCGGTCAGCCTCGTGACATTGAAAGATTCATGGCCATAAACAGAACTCTTCACGGGGATCAGAAACACGAACATGTTCTCAGCGGACAGAGATGGAAATTAAACAGTTCTCTTTGAGGGTGCGATTGCAGAATTCATCCGGATTTAACAGACTCTGTTTCATCTATAACTTTTGATCTATCCTCGATGAGCTGACTATGAACGAAACGTCCGCACCCCGTCCCTGGTACACCCGGATTGGTCCTGGACTCATCACTGCCTGTGTGGTGGTTGGTCCCGGAAGTATCATGACGAGCTCCACTGTGGGAGCGAACAATGCTTACTCTCTCCTTTGGATTGTCGTTGCTTCGGTCGCCTTCATGATGGTCTACATGACCATGGGCGCTCGCCTGGGAGTTGTGGCCAAAGATTCGCCAGGCAACCTGATTCGCAAGAGAACGGGCAAATGGCTCGCAGTTCTCGTTGGTGGTTGCGTCTTCTTTATCTCGGCAGCTTTTCAGTCCGGAAACAATATTGGGGTTGCCGCAGCCTTTGAAGCATTCATTGATTCGAAAGAAATTGTGACCGGCCTGGTCATTGTCTTTAACGTCATAGCGATTTCGTTTCTGTTTGCCTTTAAAGACATGTACAAAATGCTCGAACGACTGATGATGACGTTCGTCGGTCTCATGTTAGTCAGCTTCGCCGTGAACTTGATCCGCCTTAAACCTGACCTGAATGCCATGATGTGGGGGTTCGTTCCGAATCTGGACCAGATTGACACTTCGAAAGCAGAGAACATGCTTCCTTTGCTCGGTCTGATGGGGACAACTTTTGTGATCTCGGCTGCGTTCTATCAGGCATATCTGGTTCATCAAAAAGGATGGGGACTTGAGCAACTCAAGAGTGGTTTAGTCGATGCCCGTGTTGGATCGGTCATCATGGCATTGATCACAATCATGCTGATGTCGACCGCAGCAGCCGGTTTGTACACCGGAGAGGTCGTTAGACTCAACAATCCGGTTGACGTCGCGAAGTCGCTGGAGGAAACATTTGGAGCGAGTGGAAAAATCGTTTTTTGTCTGGGGCTGTTCTCGGCGGCATATTCATCGTTCATTGTGAATTCAATGATCGGGGGATTTACTCTTTCTGATGGGTTAGGATTGGGAAGCAAGCCGACTGATCTCTGGCCTCGCTTGATGACGACACTCGCACTTTTGACTGGCATGGCGGTCGGAGTCGCTACACTCGCATTCGACTTTGACCGAACTCCGACGATTATTGCGGCTCAGGCGGTCACCGTTGTCGGCGCACCGTTGGTCGCAGGAGTTCTCCTCTGGTTAACGAGTCGCAAAGACATAATGGGCGATCACGTCAACAGCACGTTCACGAATGCCTTCGCAGGTTTGGGGCTGGTTTTGCTGATCGCCATGGCTGGCAAGACGGCGTTTTACGACCTCCCTGCGAAATATCAGAAATGGCAGGAGGACTCAAAGAAAACTGCCACCGTCCACGTTTTAGACAATGATCAATTTTACTCAAATCATTTTGAAACTCTCCTCCGAGATCGATCATGCTAACCGAATATCAGCTCTCGACATTCCAGGAAACGGGGCACCTGACCGTAGAAAATGTCTTCACGCAAGAAGATATTTCGAAGGCGTTGCAGGACATCGAATCGTGGAGCGAAGAGTTTCTTGCACGAATGAGTGAAGAACAACGCCGCTGGTTTCTCGAAAGAGGAGGAACCGCTCAGGCACTCCGTAAGCTGGACAATCCGGCGTATCATCGAGAACAATTTCAGCAGATGGCGAAGCACCCCGATGTCGTCGCGATCGTCGAACAATTGATTGGCTCCGGGGTTTCCGTTTTCTTCAGCCAAGTCTTCATGAAACCGCCAGAAGTCGGCGGACCGAAACCAGTTCATCAAGACAACTTCTATTTTGGCCCCAATGATCTCGACGCGACGCTAACAGTCTGGATTGCTCTCGATGAGGCGACCATTGAAAACGGTTGCCTCTACTACGGGGATGGAAGTCATAAACGCGAAGTCCTCGAACATTTCGCCCCGGAAGATGAACCGTTCAACCTGCAAGTTGAAGCAGACTTGATGAAGCAATTCGAAATGACGCCTGCTCCTGTCCCCAGCGGCGGAATTTCCTTCCACCACGGGAACACATTGCATCAATCGTCGAGCAACACCAGTCAGCGACCTCGCCGCGCAGTCGCGTTTCACTACTTAAGGAATGACGCAAAATTAACAAAGCCGGGCTTGCCGTACGATCTCGACATCGTTGTCAAAGTCAGCTGACTCTGAGTAGCGCATTTTCAATGCTTGTTGTGCCCGTGAAGGTCACTATCATGACTTCATTGACTGCGTCGCTCTGAGGCTGAACCTGAAGAGCAGATTGAAGTTGACACATGCTCTGCGTCTCGATGCCACAGTCCCTTTGTGATGAATTTCCCCCGTAATGAACGGCATACTTATGCTTGAAGACTATTTGCCGAAGCGGGTCAACACCGGCCGGTGGGTTCCCGCGTATACGTTGGACGCACTTCGAGAATTGCCTGAAGACACGGAGTTCATCCTGCCGGTCTGTTCGCTCGGGACTTCGTATTCTGACCTCGAAAAACTCGGGAAGTTCATACTTCCCCCGCTGTTCCATGAAGCACTGACGACTGATCTGAAAGACCGATTACTCAGCCGAATCGTCGAGTGCTTTCCAACGTATGCCTCGGCGGAAAATCAGAATCGAGTCAAGATTGTCGAACTCCCCGAAGAGGATCTCCCCGAAACAGAATCACCACGAATCCTGGCCTTCAGCGTGGACACCGCAGTTGAAGAACATGGGCCACATCTCCCCTTGGGTACGGACACGATTCAAAGCTACAGCGTACTTGAGCGACTGGCATCTGAATTCACAGGTTTTCATCTGGCAAGACCACTGGAGTACGGTCAATTAACTTGGGGGCTCCCGTTTGGACACAGCGTCGACATCACTACAGACTTGCTGACTCCATACGTCACCGGATATTGCAACGCAGTCATTGACTGGCTGAAACCGGAAGCCTTGTATGTTGTGGATGTTCACGGATCGATCACACATCGGCAGGCGATTGTTGATGGTATTCGAAAGAGCAATGCGGGAGATTGGGCATTCCGCTGGCTGCACGATCCGTTGCCGGAGTTTGCTTCGGAGCGTGGTGATCAACATGCCGGCGGGGTCGAAACAATACTCGTGGAGCGAGTCAGCAAAGATTTGCTCGACTCAAACTGGTGGCCGGATCGAATCGATGAATTGGCCGCCCGCCAAATGTCCTTCGAGAAAGCTGTCGAGCTGACGCCGAATCTTGATGGCTTCTGCGAGTTCGTCAAAGAGCACCAGTCAAATGGGATAATTGGCGACATTCACAATTATCACCGCCTTGATGCAAAGGTATTGTTCGACCGCATGCTCGATGTTGCTCGAAATGATGTCCAGAAACTTTTAGAGGGCGAAAAATCAGACTCGCAATCAGCGGGACAAGATTTATGGTAAGCAATGAATTCACAATCCGCGAGATGACGGAAGCCGATGTCCCGTTTGGTCTCAGCTTGGGAGAGATGTCAGGTTGGAATCAGATGCCGGCAGACTGGCTGCGAATTTATCGATACGAACCGCGGGGTTGCTTTGTCGGCATGATGAATGAGACACCCGTGGCAACAATTTCTACGACGACCTACGGGACTGACCTGGCTTGGATCGGCATGATGCTGGTGCATCCAGATTTTCGCCGACAAGGAATCGCAACCGCGCTCATGAAACATGTGATTGCCTGGCTGGAAGAACGTGGGACGGAGTGCATCAAACTGGATGCGACACCTGCTGGTGCAACCGTCTACGAACAGCTTGGCTTCAAACGGGAGTGGGAATTTCACCGATACGAAAAGCGGGGCGATGTGGGGACAGTCGAGAACGTCGAAGGTCTGGAGAATTTCCAGGTCGAACAATTCGACAGGAAGGCATTCGGGGTGGATAGGTCTGAGTGGCTGTCGCGTCTGGCAGCCGATTCGAAAGTCGTATCTCAGCAAAATGGATACGGAATGTTGCGTCCGGGCAGGTTGGCAACCTACTTAGGTCCGGTGATTGCTGAAACTCCTGATCTTGCGGAAGGGCTGATCCATCAATTGATTTCAGAGCAACATAAGACGATTTTTTGGGATGCTCCTGGCCCAAATGCCGATGCGATTGAACTGACTAAGAGATTCGGTTTTCAACCCGTTCGGCCACTCATTAGGATGTGGCGCGGGGAGAAGCTCGTTGTTGGAAACGTAAACAAACAATACGCTCTGGCATCTCCTGCAACGGGGTGACCATTTTAGAGGATCTCTCGAATTGGTGCACAGGTTCTGCCTCGTGGCGAACAGCTACTTTATTGATGAAACACATTCTTCGCGGGCACACGGTAGAGCAAACTGCTCTAGTCCGAGAGACACTCTCCTGCGAACCGAGATATTGAAAAGACAGGTCGAAACAATGAATCAAAGTTTACCCGAATCCATCCGAGATGAAGCTCACCTTGAAGAACTTCTCAGCGAACCGACAGAAGGAGCAATTGACGCGCTTCGAAAAGTGCCGGGTGATATTATTCTCCTCGGAGCGGGTGGGAAAATGGGGCCGTCTCTTGCCAGAATGGTAAAGCGTGCCGCCGACGCAGCCGACACACCACGGCGAGTGATAGCTGTCAGCCGGTTCTCAGATGCGTCACTTCCGAAACAGCTGAATGAGTTCGGAATCGAAACAATCTCAGGTGATTTGCTCGACGAAGAATTCATTGCTTCTCTTCCCGATGTCCCGAATGTTATTTTTATGACGGGAGCCAAATTCGGAACTTCAGGAGATGAATCGCTGACCTGGGCAATGAATGTCTGGTTGCCATCGGTTGTCTGTCGCAAGTATCGCAACAGCCGGATCACTGCTTTCTCAACAGGAAACGTGTATCCGCTGGTCCCGATTGAGTCTGGCGGTTCAGTCGAAAGCGATCCCTTACAGCCCATCGGCGAATACGCCAACACTGCCGTCGGGCGAGAGAGAATGTTCTCCTACTTCTGCAATCGTGAAGGGAACCCAACCAGCCTTGTCCGATTAAATTACTCCGTCGAAATGCGTTACGGCGTCCTTGTCGATCTGGCTAAGCAAGTCATGGCAGGAGGACCGATTGACGTTTCAATGGGCTATGCAAATGTCATCTGGCAGGCAGACGCCAATGCAATGACGATCCAGTCAATGGCCGATGCTAGCTCACCCGCTTTCGTTGTGAACGTTTCAGGACCAGAGATTTTCTCGACCAAAGAAATTTGCGAACGATACGCAGACCTGTTCGGAACTTCTGTCGACTTCACCGGCGAACCCGCACCAACAGCACTGCTCAACAATGGTTCCTTCGGTCACCAGCGATACGGAGCCCCGCGCGTCTCGCTGGAACAACTTCAAACCTGGATTGCCGACTGGTTGAAGCGAGACCAAGTGACTTGGGGAAAACCAACTCACTTCGAAGTCCGAGACGGAAAATTTTAATAGCCCGAAATCTGAGAGAATTGAAACTGCAGAAACGGTCATGCAGAAACCGCTGGACCAATGACTGCGGGGGGCTGGCAAGCATTTGAGATTGGCGACGGCGAGGAAGTTTCAATTCACCTGCACCATCTCTAAAACCTGTGGGTTGTACGATTACGTCAAGACTTCAAGGCCCAAGATGATATTCGGGGAGCAGTTACGGGGACTATCTGCTCTAGAATCGACCGCACGACTGCTCTCGAAAGAAATGATCCAGAAAATCGAAGTAGGCATCTTGGCAACTGAACTGATTCAAGGTGAGAGCGATATGAACAAAGGACTTCACACGAAGCACGCTGCCAACAAAGACTTTTTCGATCGAAACCGTGGCGCTGTTGGAGGCGAACCAATTTGAAGTGCAGCACGAAGACCGAACGGAAATTTGGACAATGCCGGTTGCAGCCGTCCTTGCCAGGAAAAAGGCTGACAGCGAGTGAGTCCAGTTGTCATCAACAGCGTCTTCGTCGCGGGGTCGACATTAATCGCGCTCGTCATTCTGTTTCACCCTCGCGTGGTTAAAAAGTCAGTAACCTGGCAAGCAACCGTCACGCCGCTTGCGTCGATCATTGGAAGCGGGTTCCTGATTCTCGCCCCGAGCCTGAAACACGAATTTGGCTCGTGGGGAATCGCTGTGATGGCGTTGTTATGCATTGCCGCCTATCTCTTCGGCAATGCGATTCGGTAGCTAACGAAGTCGCCAGGAGTAACGAAGCGCGACCGATTGCGCGAATCTCGCCGACCACAAACAGTTCGGTTTTCTCAGCTGGCACTGACGGACCACACAGATGACGGAGTCTCTCGCGGCAACGTTCTGTAGTGCTTCCTACGATTTGTTTTTGCAGTTCCCGAAGAAAAGAACGGAACCGAGACCGCCTAATTATCGCCCTATTCACAACACAGATCAAACATTGCAAATAGGTAATCTCAGCTAGATCTAGCTGAGAGACTGGTTATTTCGTGATTCTGGAGTGCCAGCAGCTTACTACTGCGTCTCGTCTCGTACTGTCTCTCATCAATAAACGCGAGCTGATATGAAAACTGAATGTAATATCAGAGATTCTCCAGTTGACGTAACTTAATGCTTCCTTAACATTTATTAGTTCGCATGCGAATAATTCTTGTGAACTAAAGCATTGATTTATACTCATATAAACAGACAACGAAATAAGTATTCGTTGATGGAACTAAACTTAAAATTAGAGGAAATCATGAAGAAGAATCGTCGCCAGCGTCATGGCTTCACCCTGATCGAGCTCTTGGTTGTGATTGCGATCATCGCAATTCTAGTTGCATTGCTCTTGCCAGCGGTTCAACAGGCTCGTGAGGCAGCCCGTCGAACGCAGTGCAAGAATAATCTGAAACAGCTGGGCTTGGCGTTGCACAACTACCATGACGTTTACAACACCTTCCCTTATAGAACTGGTGGTACGAATACTGGCTCAAGCTCCTCGAACTGGGGACGTGGTAGCGGCATGATTGGACTACTCCCTTATATTGATCAGGCACCACTCTATAATCAAATCTCAGGAAGTTTGACTATTAACGGAGTGACATATAATCCGTTCGGACCCGGCCCGTGGACTTCAGATTACACTCCGTGGCAAGCTAAAATCCCAGGATTGCTTTGCCCATCAGATGGACTACATGTTTCAACCAATAATCTTGGGAACAACAGTTACGCATTCAGTGCTGGTGACAGTGCCGATGTCCTCTCGACAGATCCTCGTGGCGTCTTCGGAGTGAACAGTAGCGTTCGCATGAGAGACCTTACTGACGGGACGAGCAATACAATTCTTATGGCAGAGCGAATTTTCCCGCGAAGATCGAACGACATCGGAATGGTCGCCATCGCAACTTCGTTCTCAGACACGACCATTATTCCGAACGACTGCCGAGCAATGTATAGCACTTCCAATCGTGCTTATATCACGGGCTCGACTCTCCGAGACTTTGGAGGAGATCGCTGGGCTGATGGTGGTGCAGGTGTTTCGGGAGTCACAACAATTCTTCCGATCAACTCACCTTCCTGCTCTCAGAACAATCATGAGAACCAACCAGGAATTTACTCATCAGGTAGTCGCCACGTTGGTGGTGCTCAAGTCTTGCTCGGTGACGGAAGTGTTCGATTCATCAGTGAAAATATCGACACTGGAAACCTTGGTGTGAATGCTCGGAACATCAGCGGACCGAGCCCATACGGCGTCTGGGGAGCATTAGGTTCTCGAGCCGGTGGCGAGGTCGTAGGCGAATTCTAATTAGAACCAGTCCGAAAACTTCTGGAATAGCCGCTTGTCTCAATGTTTGAGAGAGCAATTTCAAGTTACAGGACCAATTCTAGAATTTCCCGCCTGCATCGTACTCAGAAAACAGGACCGTTGGGGCTCCCCCTGCGGTCCTGTTCAAGTTGTTTGCCATTCCGAATTCATGTGCGCCCCGCACGGCGCTGTCAACGGTTGGCTAATGAAAATTTCTCAACTGTGATCAGTCAATTGTGACCTGTCACCCAATTGGAAGATTCAAAGACAATGAAATACTCAGCTCTCTTTTCGCTCGCAATGCTAGTCACCTTATCCGCCTGCGGAGGAAAGACAGACCCGCTTAAAGCGGCTCGCCCAAAAACGGTCCCCGCCTCAGGAAAAGTGACTTACAATGGAACTCCTGTCGAAGGAGCACAGGTCAACCTGATTCCAGCTACGAACACCGATCCAGCTGCCTTTGCACTTACAGAAGCAGACGGAACTTTTACACTCACGACTTACGATGATGGTGACGGAGCAGTTCCGGGAAACTATCAAGTCACAGTGGTCAAACGGAGCGTGGAAACAATCCTCAACCCTGATGACCCCAATGGCCCTCCTGTGGGGTCAAAGGAAGAATCATTTCTTCCGAAAAAGTACGGCAGCGTATCTTCGACAGACCTTCAGGCAAATATTTCCAGTGAAGGAACGGATTCACTCGAATTCTCTCTCACAGACTAAAGCATTGGCTCTGACAAACTCTGAACAGGTGATCGAGAAGCCTGAACTGACACTCTCAGATACTGAGGAAAGTGACGATCCCACGAGCTTCCGGGCTGGTTCCGGATAATACTGTTAGAGCTTCTGGCTACCTGACGGAAGTGGAGTGTTTTTTTCCGAAAACGCGTACTTTGCGGACGTGAGAAGCACAAAAGCATACTTAAACCAACAATCTCGCCACGACATGACGTTTTAACTCGATCGATCAGCGAAGAATGTTTGCAACAGTCAATGAATCAGACTTGCATTTAATGGCTCGCTTGCGAACACTGTGCAAACTGTTGCAGAAGTCTTTTCAGGATTGCTGATGTTTTTATGGTTACTGGTCATCTTGACCGCTGGCATTTTAGCCCCAGCCGTGAACCGACTTATCGGTTCACGTGGAGGGTGGTGTCTCGCATTGGTTCCGGCAGGGGTTTTTACCTACCTGCTGAAACTGTGGCCATCAGTCATGAATCAAGAGGAGATCTCAGCCCACATTGACTGGGTCCCGGCACTGAACCTTGCGGTCTCCCTGCGATTGGATGGCCTGAGTTTGCTGTTCGGGTTGATGGTTACCGGAATTGGTGCGCTGATTCTGGTGTACGCAGGAGGTTACCTGAAAGGTGATGACCGCCTCGGACGCCTGTGGATGCTGTTGCTCTTCTTTATGATGGCAATGCTGGGGCTTGTCCTGGCTGACAACCTCCTCACGCTGTTCATCTTCTGGGAATTGACCAGCATTACTTCTTACCTGCTGATCGGCTTCAACAGTGATCGCCCCGAATCCCGAGCGTCTGCCTTGCAGGCGTTACTGGTCACGGGAGGTGGCGGTTTGGTACTTCTACCAGGACTGCTATTACTCGGTGTGGCTGGGAATTCTTTCGAGATTTCGACTCTCGTAGGCAACGCTGAGGCAATCCGTCAACACTCACTGTATGTGCCAATTCTATTGATGATCCTGGTCGGAGCTTTCACAAAGTCGGCTCAGTTTCCGTTTCATTTCTGGCTGCCCAATGCGATGGCAGCTCCCACGCCGATTAGTGCCTACCTTCACTCGGCAACGATGGTCAAAGCAGGAGTCTACCTGATCGCACGACTGCATCCGGTTTTAGGCGGAACGACGGCGTGGTTCTGGATGATTGCTCCGATTGGCACAATCACGATGGCCCTTGGTGCGGTGCTGGCGTTGCGAGCAACGGACCTGAAGCAAATTCTGGCATATGCCACCATCAGTGTGCTGGGAACGCTCACGATGCTACTGGGCATTGGAACTGAAGCTACCCTGACCGCAGCTTTGGCGGTACTGGTCGCTCATGCCTTCTACAAGGGAGGGCTGTTCATGGTCGCTGGTGCGGTTGATCACGCCGTGCATGAACGCGATATTCATAAGCTCGGAGGTCTGAGATCTGCGATGCCTGTGACGTTTGTGGCGGCTTGCCTGGCTGGATTTTCAATGTCGGGAGTCTTGCCGACGTTCGGCTTTGTCGCAAAGGAAGCCTGGTACGAAGCGATCGGCCATCTGGCGGAAATTCCCTTTCTAACTGCGTCGATACTCTCCAACATCGGATTAGTCGCCGCTGTGGGGCTTGTCTGTGTCAAACCGTTTTTTGCTGAACGAACCGAGGCGACCCAGAAGGCCCATGAAGGTGGCCCGGCGATGTGGGGACCTCCACTCGGACTCGGTATCGGAGGTTTACTATTGGGCCTCATGCCTACACGTATCAGCGAGTTGCTGGCCGCTGGAAGTCATGCTGTTACGGGACATGAGGTTCCAGTACATCTCGCTTTATGGCATGGAGTCAACGTGACGCTCCTTCTGTCGCTGTTGACGCTGGCGGGCGGAATCACGCTGTACTGGCAACGACATCGGCTGGGAGGAATTTACGCGAGTCTCAATCCAGTGATTCACTACGGTCCCTCATCGGTGTATGCCTGGCTTTTGAAAAATGTCAACCAACTGGCGCGCGTGCAAACCGCGATCCTGCAAAATGGTTATCAGCGATTCTATCTGTACACGATGATCGGGATCACTGTTTTCAGCGTATGGATAGCATTGGGAGGCAGAATTTTCTCAAACCTGGATTCACTACCTCTCGATTATCGCGTTCATGAAGTTCTGCTGGTCGGATTAATTCTGGCGGCATCGTTCGCAGCAGTCCGAGCGAAAACATGGTTGCTAGCGGTCGGTTCACTCGGCATTGTCGGCTTCAGCGTCGCGGGCATCTTTGTGTTGTTTGGGGCCCCAGATTTGGCGATGACGCAATTCGTAATTGAAACGCTAACTGTCCTGCTGTTCGTCATGGCGTTCTCACGACTACCGGAATTTCGCCGCCTCTCCTCTGGCCGAACACGGAGGCGCGACGCCCTGATCGCAATTGGGGCAGGCGCGACCATCTCGGCACTACTGATGTTTGCGATGACTGTTCGTGCGGACCGACCGGTTTCTGAGTACTACGTTGCGAATAGTGTTACAGAAGGGCATGGTCGAAACGTGGTCAACGTGATTCTCGTCGACTTCCGCGCGCTAGACACTTTGGGCGAGATCACCGTATTGGCGATTGCAGCGATTGGTGTTTATTCGCTGTTGATGCTCCGACCGGCCAAACTCACAACGATTGAGTCTGCACTTGATGAAAGATCGGATGATTCGGCGACGACTGATCCCCACACGGCTCAGCTCGCGACCGGTTTCAGCCCCGGTCCCGAACAGGAGGGAGTGTGACAATGGACTCAGTAATTCTAAAAACTGCCATTCGGTTTCTGTTGCCCTTACTTCTGCTAGCGTCGGTGTTTCTATTCC from Thalassoglobus polymorphus includes the following:
- a CDS encoding putative monovalent cation/H+ antiporter subunit A, whose amino-acid sequence is MFLWLLVILTAGILAPAVNRLIGSRGGWCLALVPAGVFTYLLKLWPSVMNQEEISAHIDWVPALNLAVSLRLDGLSLLFGLMVTGIGALILVYAGGYLKGDDRLGRLWMLLLFFMMAMLGLVLADNLLTLFIFWELTSITSYLLIGFNSDRPESRASALQALLVTGGGGLVLLPGLLLLGVAGNSFEISTLVGNAEAIRQHSLYVPILLMILVGAFTKSAQFPFHFWLPNAMAAPTPISAYLHSATMVKAGVYLIARLHPVLGGTTAWFWMIAPIGTITMALGAVLALRATDLKQILAYATISVLGTLTMLLGIGTEATLTAALAVLVAHAFYKGGLFMVAGAVDHAVHERDIHKLGGLRSAMPVTFVAACLAGFSMSGVLPTFGFVAKEAWYEAIGHLAEIPFLTASILSNIGLVAAVGLVCVKPFFAERTEATQKAHEGGPAMWGPPLGLGIGGLLLGLMPTRISELLAAGSHAVTGHEVPVHLALWHGVNVTLLLSLLTLAGGITLYWQRHRLGGIYASLNPVIHYGPSSVYAWLLKNVNQLARVQTAILQNGYQRFYLYTMIGITVFSVWIALGGRIFSNLDSLPLDYRVHEVLLVGLILAASFAAVRAKTWLLAVGSLGIVGFSVAGIFVLFGAPDLAMTQFVIETLTVLLFVMAFSRLPEFRRLSSGRTRRRDALIAIGAGATISALLMFAMTVRADRPVSEYYVANSVTEGHGRNVVNVILVDFRALDTLGEITVLAIAAIGVYSLLMLRPAKLTTIESALDERSDDSATTDPHTAQLATGFSPGPEQEGV